Genomic segment of Pseudomonadota bacterium:
CGCGGGTGGTGAGACAGGGGCAGACGGCCCCCCCCCCAGGGGGGTCGTGGGCGAAGTCGACGGGGGAGGAGGAGAAGGCGGTGGCGTCGCGGGCTGGAGAGACTCTCCGCAGCTCGCGCAGAACTTGTAACCGGCATCATTCTGCTTTCCGCAGCTCGCGCAGAACATCGACCGTCCTCCATCGTGTGCATTGCGGGCACTGACACATCCTCGCGCCTGGCACCACGGCAAGCGAGGGTATTCCCGACCTGTGCGGTCGTTCTCCTCTGCGAGGCCAGTCCACGGAACGAAAGAGCGGCCCGAATCTCTTCAGGCCGCTCTTCACCGCGCAGCGGTGGGGGGGTTACTTCACCTTGTCGGAGAGCTTCTTGCCCGGGGTGAAGTAGGCGATCTTCTTCGCCTTGATCTTGATCTTCTCGCGGGTGCGGGGGTTCACACCGTTGCGGCCCGCGCGCTTCTTCACGCCGAACGAGCCGAACCCGATGTACTGGAACTTCTCGCCCTTCGCAAGGGCGTGCGTGATGACACCGAACACCTCGTCAACGGTCTTGCGCACTTCGACCTTCTTCATGCCGGTGCGGTCGGCCACCATGTTGATCAGCTCTTCCTTGTTCACTGGGAACGCCTCCTCGCGTCTTGATTTGAGACTGCTTCGTGCCACAGATTCGCACAACCACAGGCGGAACGCAACAGAGGTCGGTTCGGTTCCTGCATTGATGCGGGTCTGGCCGTCAGACTCTTGCCAGGAGATTCGCAGGGTGCTTGAAAATTCCTCCTCCTCCGAAAAAAAATTTGAATTTTTTTCTTCTCCCTGATCGGCCTGTGGAGCGCCCCTGGCCTCCCCCCCCATGGCGAGAGAGAGCGCAATCCACGGCGGCAGGCCCGAGACAGCCTCTCGCGAAAGCAAGGCGACGCCGATTCCCCTGTTCCGGTCGGAGTGAGCGCCGCTCGAACGCCCCGATGACAAGGAAGCAGCGTCAGTGCAGGAGGTCAAGCCATGTCCGATTATGTCTGCATCCTCGTGACCGCAAGCAGTCCCGACGAGGCTCGAAACCTGGCGAGAGCGCTGCTCGAGGCCCGCCTTGCCGGCTGCGTCAAGATCATTTCGTCGGTGGAATCACACTACTGGTGGCAGGGCGTCCTCGAACACGCGACAGAGTGCCAGCTCGTGATCAAGAGCCGCGCCGCGCTCGTGCGCGACGTGATCGCCTGCGTCAAGGCCAATCACACGTACACCGTTCCAGAGGTGATTGCCCTTCCCGTGATCGATGGCAATCCAGACTACCTCGACTGGCTCGGCAAGGAGACTGCCCCGTCAGGAGCAGCAGAGTGACCACTCGGGGCAGCGGCTGCCTTCGCGTCTGACGAAGGCAGCTCGAAGCGCTGCCCGCCTTCCCGTGACACGCGAACCCGTATGATGCGCTGCCCGAGAACCTCCTCGGCCGAGAGAAACAGACCATCACAAGCCGTGCGCTCCCCGGGGCTCGGCGCGTGCCCGAACAGCCCATACACGAACCCACCGACGGTGTCGTAGTCATCGGTCTCGACGTGCAGTCCGAGCTCGTCATTGAAGTCGTCGATGAGCATCTTGGCGTCGACCACCACCGACCCGTCAGCGCACACAACGAAAGCGGGTTCTCCCTCATCGTGCTCGTCGGTGATGTCACCAACGATCTCCTCGATGAGGTCTTCCATGGTCACGAGTCCGTCGGTCCCCCCGTACTCGTC
This window contains:
- a CDS encoding HU family DNA-binding protein gives rise to the protein MGGEARGAPQADQGEEKNSNFFSEEEEFSSTLRISWQESDGQTRINAGTEPTSVAFRLWLCESVARSSLKSRREEAFPVNKEELINMVADRTGMKKVEVRKTVDEVFGVITHALAKGEKFQYIGFGSFGVKKRAGRNGVNPRTREKIKIKAKKIAYFTPGKKLSDKVK
- a CDS encoding divalent-cation tolerance protein CutA, producing MSDYVCILVTASSPDEARNLARALLEARLAGCVKIISSVESHYWWQGVLEHATECQLVIKSRAALVRDVIACVKANHTYTVPEVIALPVIDGNPDYLDWLGKETAPSGAAE
- a CDS encoding zinc-ribbon domain-containing protein; this translates as MFCASCGKQNDAGYKFCASCGESLQPATPPPSPPPPSTSPTTPLGGGPSAPVSPPA